In Sneathia sanguinegens, one genomic interval encodes:
- a CDS encoding S1 RNA-binding domain-containing protein codes for MSDMNFEQLLADYLPGDYKPGAVIEATITRKELEYSFLDISSKLEGRVRSFEIKDLNVGDKVSVQVIRTEEDFVIVSKLALDRLRELESYNVSDVVSGTVVKQIKGGYNVKIKNINAFLPLSLSGAKGNEIVGKTFDFLIKEKNKKGITLSKTDLTRKEISDFIETLELGAVVSATVKEILDFGAVLELGPTTGLLHISELSWEQTNDINSVLKIGDVIDVKIIELNKEKAKIKFSIKQLTENPWLATKQKYTIGEKRTGVVKEILDFGLIINIDGTNDEGFMHISDINYRKFFKLDKNFKVGDKVTFVITNLNDEKQRISLSSKAILDELWENIDNIIAVGDIIKGKVLFTQDYGMFVELDNKLEAFIRRNEYAWTKSELTEFNENDEIEFRVIAIDKENKKITGSIKEMYISPWVEAMDQFRMGQVVTVPITDKIESGLLVQLTNRFKGLIPAREIVSEHNVGDEITAAIIDSNEKKSSIILSEKKVVNNKQKAEMDELMKKYGAE; via the coding sequence ATGAGCGATATGAATTTTGAACAACTTTTAGCTGATTACCTTCCAGGAGATTACAAACCAGGAGCAGTAATTGAAGCAACTATTACAAGAAAGGAACTTGAATATTCTTTCTTGGATATTAGTAGCAAATTAGAAGGGAGAGTACGATCATTTGAGATAAAAGACTTAAATGTTGGAGATAAAGTTTCTGTTCAAGTCATAAGAACTGAAGAAGATTTCGTAATAGTATCTAAATTAGCATTAGATAGATTACGTGAATTAGAAAGTTATAATGTTTCAGATGTCGTTTCTGGAACTGTTGTAAAACAAATTAAAGGTGGATATAATGTTAAAATCAAAAATATAAATGCCTTTTTACCACTTTCACTTTCTGGTGCAAAGGGAAATGAAATTGTTGGTAAAACTTTTGATTTCTTAATCAAGGAAAAAAATAAGAAAGGAATCACTCTTTCTAAAACAGATTTAACTAGAAAAGAAATATCTGATTTTATTGAAACTTTAGAATTAGGTGCTGTTGTTAGTGCAACTGTTAAAGAAATACTTGATTTTGGTGCTGTCCTTGAATTAGGTCCTACTACAGGTTTATTACATATATCTGAATTAAGTTGGGAACAAACAAATGACATTAATTCTGTTCTTAAAATTGGTGACGTAATTGATGTTAAAATAATTGAATTAAATAAAGAAAAAGCTAAAATTAAATTCAGTATTAAACAATTAACTGAAAATCCTTGGTTAGCAACAAAACAAAAATATACTATAGGTGAAAAAAGAACTGGAGTTGTTAAAGAAATACTTGACTTTGGTTTGATTATTAATATTGATGGAACTAATGACGAAGGTTTCATGCATATTTCAGACATAAATTATAGAAAATTCTTTAAATTAGATAAGAATTTCAAAGTTGGAGATAAGGTTACTTTTGTTATTACAAATCTTAATGATGAAAAACAAAGAATATCTTTAAGTTCTAAAGCAATTTTAGATGAATTATGGGAAAATATTGATAATATTATTGCCGTTGGTGATATTATAAAAGGTAAAGTGTTATTCACACAAGATTATGGTATGTTCGTTGAATTAGATAATAAGCTTGAAGCCTTCATTCGTAGAAATGAATATGCTTGGACTAAGAGCGAATTAACAGAATTCAATGAAAATGATGAAATAGAATTCAGAGTAATTGCAATTGATAAAGAAAATAAAAAGATTACAGGATCTATTAAAGAAATGTACATTTCACCTTGGGTAGAAGCTATGGATCAATTCAGAATGGGACAAGTTGTTACTGTACCTATAACTGATAAAATTGAAAGTGGTTTATTAGTTCAACTAACTAATAGATTCAAAGGTTTAATACCTGCAAGAGAAATAGTTTCTGAACATAATGTAGGTGATGAAATTACTGCTGCTATAATAGATTCAAATGAAAAGAAATCTTCAATAATTCTTTCAGAAAAAAAAGTTGTAAATAACAAGCAAAAAGCTGAAATGGATGAATTAATGAAAAAATATGGAGCTGAATAA
- a CDS encoding HPr family phosphocarrier protein, with protein MKSIKLKIKNEQGLHARPSTKFVNFTDGFDGTIKVIANNEEVDGKNVMGLMLLSLGLNDEFTVVANSRIGNSADEIRILEKLKNLVEVLKFDE; from the coding sequence ATGAAAAGTATTAAATTAAAAATTAAAAATGAACAAGGTCTTCACGCTAGACCCTCAACTAAGTTTGTAAATTTTACCGATGGCTTTGATGGAACAATAAAAGTTATTGCTAACAATGAAGAAGTCGATGGAAAGAATGTCATGGGACTTATGCTCTTATCCTTAGGTCTTAATGATGAATTTACTGTCGTTGCCAATTCAAGAATAGGCAATAGTGCTGATGAAATCAGAATTTTAGAAAAATTGAAAAATTTAGTTGAAGTCTTGAAATTTGATGAGTAA
- a CDS encoding tRNA 2-thiocytidine biosynthesis TtcA family protein: MIELNQVERALQKNFKRYLWSPFIHALKDFNLVQEGDKIAVAISGGKDSLILSKLFQELKRVSQVNFELYFICMNPGFSEYNLNMLKENLKNLNIPCQIYSENIFRIAQKMSPKKPCYMCAKMRRGSLYAKATELGCNKLALGHHMDDVIETTVMSMFYMGKIETMLPKLHSDNFDIELIRPLFYVEEKDIKRFVKYIGLTPMSCGCEVASGLFDSKRRDTKELLNQLVLKDKDIKKRIMQSVFNVNIEKILGYKYRKEKFSVYDDIIIKKWR; this comes from the coding sequence ATGATAGAACTTAATCAAGTTGAAAGAGCCCTTCAAAAAAATTTCAAACGCTATCTTTGGTCACCTTTTATTCATGCTCTAAAAGATTTTAACCTAGTTCAAGAAGGAGATAAAATAGCTGTTGCTATATCAGGGGGTAAAGATTCACTTATACTTTCAAAATTATTTCAAGAATTAAAAAGAGTTAGTCAAGTTAATTTTGAGCTATATTTTATCTGTATGAATCCTGGTTTTTCTGAATACAATCTTAATATGCTAAAGGAAAATTTGAAAAATCTAAATATTCCTTGTCAGATATATTCAGAAAATATTTTTAGGATTGCTCAAAAAATGAGCCCTAAAAAGCCTTGTTATATGTGTGCAAAAATGAGAAGAGGTAGTCTTTATGCAAAGGCAACAGAATTAGGTTGTAACAAATTAGCTCTTGGTCATCATATGGATGATGTTATAGAAACTACCGTTATGAGCATGTTTTATATGGGAAAAATTGAAACTATGCTTCCTAAATTACATTCAGATAATTTCGATATAGAATTAATTAGACCTTTATTCTATGTTGAAGAAAAAGATATAAAAAGATTTGTAAAATATATTGGCTTAACACCTATGTCTTGTGGTTGTGAAGTAGCAAGTGGCTTATTCGATAGTAAAAGAAGGGACACAAAAGAATTATTGAATCAATTAGTCCTTAAAGATAAGGATATAAAAAAAAGAATTATGCAAAGCGTTTTTAATGTTAATATTGAAAAAATTTTGGGATATAAATATAGAAAAGAAAAATTTTCAGTATATGATGATATTATAATAAAAAAATGGAGGTAG
- a CDS encoding histidine-type phosphatase, which yields MNLKKIVIFSRHGLRYPLIYKKQFIENFGYDLTNWDFSDEDMGDLTEKGVLLEHKFGIDLQDKIEFKKIDYIFCNSMRRTYLTAKAIALGLTPYKTTKINTKIEDFSEMDTNFCLVLKATDIAKHEKAETIDKNLYPLYTRMEELLKVEKGSISSKKTTFYIDDTGFLHVRGALKLATDICDLFILKYYQGFKEEDIFESPNFIEDLKFMAKAKDVFLDCIFSDKLYQNYARANVYDNILKKELYSSNKLSLIVGHDSNLSLIFSKLGIDSYQTNEKSIEKYPVGAKLIFYIFEDNSYDLYYTYYDYETIRNFGNKKPIMEFLKRGKL from the coding sequence ATGAATTTAAAAAAAATTGTAATATTTTCAAGACATGGTCTTAGATATCCATTAATTTATAAAAAACAATTTATAGAAAATTTCGGTTATGACCTAACAAATTGGGATTTTTCTGATGAAGATATGGGCGATTTAACAGAAAAAGGTGTGCTTTTAGAGCATAAATTTGGAATAGACTTGCAAGATAAAATAGAATTTAAAAAAATTGACTATATTTTTTGCAATTCTATGAGAAGAACTTATCTAACAGCAAAGGCTATAGCACTGGGGCTTACTCCGTATAAAACTACTAAAATCAATACAAAAATAGAAGATTTTTCAGAAATGGACACAAATTTCTGCCTTGTTTTAAAAGCTACTGATATTGCAAAGCATGAAAAAGCTGAAACTATAGATAAGAATCTTTATCCACTTTACACAAGAATGGAAGAATTGCTAAAAGTTGAAAAAGGCTCAATTTCAAGTAAAAAAACTACTTTTTATATAGATGATACTGGCTTTTTACATGTTAGAGGTGCTTTAAAATTAGCTACAGATATTTGTGATTTATTCATTTTAAAATATTATCAAGGTTTCAAAGAAGAAGATATTTTTGAAAGTCCAAATTTCATTGAAGATTTGAAATTTATGGCTAAAGCAAAAGATGTATTCTTAGATTGTATTTTTTCTGATAAACTTTATCAAAATTATGCTAGAGCAAATGTCTATGATAACATATTAAAAAAAGAACTATATAGTTCTAATAAACTTTCATTAATTGTTGGTCACGATTCAAATCTATCTTTAATTTTTTCTAAATTAGGAATAGATTCATATCAAACTAATGAAAAAAGTATTGAAAAATACCCCGTTGGTGCAAAATTAATTTTCTATATTTTTGAAGATAATTCTTACGATCTTTATTATACATATTATGACTATGAAACCATTAGAAATTTTGGTAATAAAAAACCTATAATGGAATTCTTAAAAAGAGGAAAATTATGA
- a CDS encoding ABC transporter substrate-binding protein, with translation MKKFLTLAIMLIISLTSCKSKADSNEIIIGVPEPLTGEYAQYGTSIKEGIELKIAEINENGGINGKKVKAVYQDTKGDVQELVNIFKQMVNNGIDAVLGESISANSAALAELAQKAKIPMITPAGTALDITQDRDYVFRTTFTDPYQGQVLAKYLKKEGVQDVALLVNKGSDYSVGVAEAFKKEAAKDAIKVYEENYTNTDKDFKTILTKIKNEGYKTVVIPDYYNTIGLILSQAKEIGLEAQYYGADGWDGIQDSFAKLAEGAIFSSQFTSDDTTPKVQEFISNYRKKFSKEPLIFAALGYDAMTTLESAFKKGGDLKEALKNTDLDLLTGHVKYDENGNPKKKVTFVQIKNGKQVLKEKFGE, from the coding sequence ATGAAAAAGTTTCTAACTTTAGCAATAATGCTAATAATATCTCTTACCAGTTGTAAATCAAAGGCAGATAGTAATGAAATTATTATTGGCGTGCCTGAGCCTCTAACTGGTGAATATGCCCAATATGGTACATCAATTAAAGAAGGAATAGAATTAAAGATTGCTGAAATTAATGAAAACGGTGGAATTAATGGTAAAAAAGTAAAAGCTGTATATCAAGATACAAAGGGTGATGTACAAGAATTAGTAAATATATTTAAGCAAATGGTTAATAATGGTATTGATGCAGTATTAGGAGAATCAATTTCAGCAAATTCAGCTGCTTTAGCAGAATTAGCACAAAAGGCAAAAATACCTATGATAACACCTGCAGGGACTGCTTTAGATATTACACAAGATAGAGATTATGTATTTAGAACAACATTTACAGATCCATATCAAGGACAAGTATTAGCAAAATATTTGAAAAAAGAAGGTGTACAAGATGTTGCCTTATTAGTCAATAAGGGAAGTGATTATTCAGTAGGTGTAGCAGAAGCCTTTAAAAAAGAAGCAGCTAAGGATGCTATTAAAGTTTATGAAGAAAATTACACTAATACAGATAAAGATTTTAAAACAATATTAACTAAGATTAAAAATGAAGGATATAAGACAGTTGTAATACCTGATTATTATAATACTATTGGGTTGATATTATCTCAAGCTAAAGAAATAGGACTAGAAGCTCAATATTATGGAGCAGATGGTTGGGATGGTATACAAGATAGCTTCGCTAAATTAGCTGAAGGAGCTATATTTTCATCACAATTTACTTCAGATGATACAACACCAAAAGTTCAAGAATTTATTTCTAATTATAGAAAGAAATTTTCAAAAGAACCATTAATTTTTGCAGCTCTAGGTTATGATGCAATGACAACATTAGAAAGTGCCTTTAAAAAAGGTGGAGATCTAAAGGAAGCATTGAAAAACACAGATTTAGATTTATTAACAGGTCATGTTAAATATGATGAAAATGGAAATCCTAAAAAGAAAGTAACCTTTGTACAAATAAAGAATGGTAAACAAGTATTAAAAGAAAAATTTGGTGAATAA
- a CDS encoding branched-chain amino acid ABC transporter permease, which translates to MLKNFIDQSIIGIQIGSIYALIALGYTMVYGIVKLINFAHGDLLMVGAYVTYYGVEKGLPFSTSIIVAIIFCAILGILIDALAYKPLRSAPRMSVLITAIGVSFLLESLALIIFGAAPKIIKSDFVPKYFSTANSVKIFGFSISYLSCFVIICSILCMVLLHYFINYTKIGKATKAVSQDADAAALMGINSNFAISLTFAIGSALGGLGGVMYALMYPRITPYMGMMPGLKAFIAAVFGGIGSIPGAMLGGYVLGLIETYTKAYISTSWANPIVFLLLILILIIKPSGILVKNTKEKV; encoded by the coding sequence ATGTTAAAGAATTTTATAGATCAAAGTATTATAGGAATACAAATAGGAAGTATTTATGCACTAATAGCCTTAGGCTATACAATGGTGTATGGAATAGTAAAGTTAATTAATTTTGCACATGGAGATCTACTTATGGTAGGTGCCTATGTAACATATTATGGGGTAGAGAAAGGTTTGCCTTTTTCTACCTCTATAATAGTTGCAATTATATTTTGTGCAATTTTAGGTATCTTAATTGATGCCTTAGCATATAAGCCACTTAGAAGTGCACCGAGAATGTCGGTGTTAATTACAGCAATAGGTGTTAGTTTTTTATTAGAAAGTTTAGCTCTTATAATTTTTGGAGCTGCACCGAAGATAATAAAAAGTGACTTTGTTCCAAAATATTTTAGTACAGCAAATAGTGTGAAAATATTTGGATTTTCAATAAGTTACTTATCATGCTTTGTAATAATATGTTCAATTTTATGTATGGTACTCTTACATTATTTCATAAATTATACAAAAATTGGTAAGGCAACAAAGGCAGTTTCTCAGGATGCAGATGCAGCAGCTCTTATGGGAATAAATTCTAATTTTGCAATATCACTAACATTTGCAATAGGGTCAGCTTTAGGTGGTTTAGGTGGAGTAATGTATGCTTTAATGTATCCAAGAATAACACCATATATGGGAATGATGCCAGGGCTTAAAGCCTTTATAGCTGCAGTTTTTGGAGGTATAGGAAGTATACCGGGAGCTATGCTAGGTGGTTATGTATTAGGTTTAATTGAAACATATACAAAGGCATATATTTCAACAAGTTGGGCAAATCCAATAGTATTTCTTTTATTAATTTTAATATTAATAATAAAACCAAGTGGAATTTTAGTAAAAAATACAAAGGAGAAGGTATAA
- a CDS encoding branched-chain amino acid ABC transporter permease — protein sequence MMKNKNGIIVALALIILYLILYLSKINEGIFSYKAGVYISILIAILFAVSLNVTVGVMGQLNLGFAGFISIGAYTGAVITRSLAKINFNDNIKLVIAILVAGLVSGIFGILVSIISLRLRGDYLAIITLAFGEIIQYIIQNIDYLGGAAGFKNIPIYTNFTNTYIIVAISLVIIIQLMTSKYGRAVLSVREDEIASENLGININKVKVYGFFVSSFFAGVGGVLFAHNLGILTPDKFSFVYSIDILVMVVFGGIGSITGSILSASFITLINEVLRSLSEYRVLIYSLVLIMIMIFKPSGLLGTNELSFKSIRRKLKNVIRNKKYGD from the coding sequence ATAATGAAGAATAAAAATGGAATAATAGTAGCACTTGCTCTTATAATATTATATCTTATCCTATATTTATCAAAGATTAATGAAGGAATATTCAGTTATAAAGCAGGGGTATATATCAGTATATTAATAGCAATATTATTTGCAGTAAGTTTAAATGTTACAGTTGGAGTTATGGGACAACTAAATTTGGGTTTTGCTGGATTCATTTCTATAGGAGCCTATACAGGAGCTGTAATTACAAGAAGCTTAGCAAAAATTAATTTTAATGATAATATAAAATTAGTTATTGCAATTCTAGTTGCAGGTCTTGTTTCAGGAATATTTGGAATACTTGTTTCTATAATTTCCTTAAGATTAAGGGGAGATTATTTAGCTATAATAACCTTAGCTTTTGGAGAAATTATTCAATATATTATTCAAAATATAGATTATTTAGGAGGAGCAGCAGGTTTTAAAAATATACCTATATATACTAATTTTACTAATACATATATAATTGTTGCAATAAGTTTGGTAATTATTATTCAACTTATGACATCTAAGTATGGAAGAGCAGTATTGTCAGTAAGAGAAGATGAAATTGCTAGTGAAAATTTAGGAATTAATATAAACAAGGTAAAAGTTTATGGCTTTTTTGTTTCATCATTCTTTGCAGGTGTTGGAGGAGTATTATTTGCACATAATTTAGGTATATTAACTCCAGATAAATTTTCTTTTGTATATTCAATAGATATATTAGTTATGGTTGTTTTTGGTGGAATAGGAAGTATTACAGGTTCTATTTTATCAGCAAGTTTTATAACACTAATAAATGAAGTTCTAAGATCTCTATCTGAATATAGGGTTCTTATATATTCATTAGTATTAATTATGATAATGATATTTAAACCATCAGGCTTACTTGGTACAAATGAATTAAGTTTTAAGAGTATAAGGAGAAAATTGAAAAATGTTATTAGAAACAAAAAATATGGGGATTAG
- a CDS encoding ABC transporter ATP-binding protein: MLLETKNMGISFGGLQAVSSVNLYINKNELVGLIGPNGAGKTTIFNLLTGVYTADQGQIFLEDEDITKKKTYEIVNKGLVRTFQNIRLFKNLTVLENIKIAYQNEIKYSNIDAIFRTKKYKVQEEKKTQKALELLGIFDMQELAEYKADSLSYGQQRKLEIARALATEPKILLLDEPAAGMNPQETIELMKIIKFIKDKFKISILLIEHDMKLVMGICERLYVLNFGQIIASGTAHEIQNNKKVISAYLGE, encoded by the coding sequence ATGTTATTAGAAACAAAAAATATGGGGATTAGTTTTGGTGGATTACAAGCTGTATCTTCTGTGAATCTTTATATAAATAAAAATGAATTAGTAGGTTTAATAGGTCCTAATGGTGCAGGTAAAACTACTATATTTAATCTTTTAACTGGAGTGTATACAGCAGACCAAGGACAAATATTTTTAGAAGATGAAGATATTACAAAGAAAAAAACATATGAAATAGTTAATAAAGGACTTGTTAGAACTTTTCAAAATATTAGATTATTTAAAAATTTAACAGTGCTTGAAAATATAAAAATAGCATATCAAAATGAAATCAAATATTCAAATATTGATGCTATATTTAGAACAAAAAAATATAAGGTTCAAGAGGAGAAAAAAACACAAAAAGCTTTGGAATTGTTAGGAATTTTTGATATGCAAGAATTAGCAGAGTATAAGGCTGATAGTTTGTCATATGGACAACAAAGAAAGCTTGAAATTGCTAGAGCTTTAGCAACAGAACCTAAAATTTTACTTTTAGATGAACCAGCAGCAGGGATGAATCCACAAGAAACTATAGAATTAATGAAGATAATAAAATTTATAAAAGATAAATTTAAAATTTCTATACTATTAATTGAACATGATATGAAATTAGTTATGGGAATTTGTGAAAGATTATATGTTTTAAATTTTGGACAAATAATCGCGAGTGGTACGGCTCATGAAATTCAAAATAATAAAAAAGTAATTAGTGCATATTTAGGAGAATAG
- a CDS encoding ABC transporter ATP-binding protein translates to MKLLEVEAMNVYYGGIHAVKNVSFYIKKGEIVALIGANGAGKTTTLQTISGLIQAKSGQIEFKGIDVTKIKAHKLVEMGLAHTPEGRRVFTELTVLENLELGAYTRNYNEAKESLKQMFELFPRLYERKNQLAGTMSGGEQQMLAIARSLMSKPELLLLDEPSMGLAPLMVEEIFKIIKKINQLGVTVLLVEQNANQSLAIANRAYVLETGEIILEGTGQELLENENVRKAYLGVE, encoded by the coding sequence ATGAAATTATTAGAAGTAGAAGCAATGAATGTATATTATGGAGGTATACATGCAGTAAAAAATGTTTCTTTTTATATAAAAAAAGGGGAAATAGTTGCTTTAATAGGAGCAAATGGTGCAGGTAAAACTACTACTTTACAGACTATTTCAGGTTTAATACAAGCAAAATCTGGACAGATTGAATTTAAAGGTATAGATGTTACGAAGATAAAGGCACATAAATTAGTAGAAATGGGTCTAGCACATACACCTGAAGGAAGAAGAGTATTTACAGAATTGACTGTATTAGAAAATCTTGAATTAGGAGCTTATACAAGAAACTATAATGAAGCAAAAGAAAGTTTAAAACAGATGTTTGAACTTTTTCCAAGATTATATGAAAGAAAAAATCAATTAGCAGGAACAATGAGTGGTGGGGAACAGCAAATGCTAGCTATAGCAAGATCACTTATGTCAAAACCAGAGTTATTATTATTAGATGAGCCTTCAATGGGTTTAGCACCTTTGATGGTTGAAGAAATATTTAAAATAATAAAAAAAATTAATCAGTTGGGGGTAACTGTTCTATTAGTTGAACAAAATGCAAATCAATCACTAGCAATAGCTAATAGAGCTTATGTACTTGAAACTGGTGAAATAATATTAGAAGGAACAGGACAAGAGCTTTTGGAAAATGAAAATGTAAGAAAAGCCTATCTTGGAGTAGAATGA
- the glmS gene encoding glutamine--fructose-6-phosphate transaminase (isomerizing) has protein sequence MCGIVGYFGEKKASSVILDGLAKLEYRGYDSAGLAISNSHGIEIRKHKGKLEILRKSLEEKDIEGNLGIGHTRWATHGEPSDINSHPHCDNNMNIAVVHNGIIENYQELKKELEEKGSHFVSSTDTEVIAHLISYYYKGSLKDAVFKAIQRLEGSFALGVIAKDSPNELVAVRKSSPLIVGVGNNEYFIASDIPAILKYTREVYYLDDYDMVDIKNNELKIYDKSGKEIHKKLNHVEWDMAAATKGGYDFFMNKEIHEQREAIEKTVESSLLNLKNIDLDFSKIDKIYIVACGTAYNAGTIGKYYFQEYLDIPVYTDIASEFRYNKQYIDEKTLVIFVSQSGETADTLAALKLAKEHNCMILAITNVVGSTLAREAKNVFYTFAGPEIAVASTKAYTTQIISLYIIATYFANIKTDYTELYDAISKVLEKEEEIKEIAKTLINTKSIFYLGRAMDYTLAKEGALKLKEISYIHAEAFAAGELKHGTIALIEKDTPVISIMTQSYLYDKMLSNIQEVKARGAKVITISNKEGVEQYSDYVINIPKINEMLTPIIAVIPLQILAYYTSYLKGYDVDKPRNLAKSVTVE, from the coding sequence ATGTGCGGAATAGTAGGTTATTTCGGAGAAAAAAAAGCAAGTTCAGTTATACTGGATGGATTAGCAAAGTTAGAATATAGAGGTTATGATTCTGCTGGTTTAGCAATTTCTAATTCTCATGGAATAGAAATAAGAAAGCATAAAGGAAAATTAGAAATTTTAAGAAAAAGTTTAGAAGAAAAAGACATAGAAGGAAATTTAGGAATAGGGCATACTCGTTGGGCAACACATGGAGAACCTTCAGATATTAATTCGCATCCACATTGTGATAATAATATGAACATTGCTGTGGTGCATAATGGAATTATAGAAAATTATCAAGAATTAAAAAAAGAATTGGAAGAAAAAGGAAGTCATTTTGTATCTAGTACAGATACAGAAGTAATAGCTCATTTAATTTCATATTACTATAAAGGCTCATTAAAAGATGCTGTTTTTAAAGCAATTCAAAGATTAGAAGGAAGCTTTGCACTAGGTGTAATAGCAAAAGATAGTCCAAATGAACTAGTAGCAGTTAGAAAATCATCACCATTAATAGTAGGTGTAGGTAATAATGAGTACTTTATAGCTTCAGATATACCTGCAATTTTAAAATATACAAGAGAAGTTTACTATTTAGATGATTATGATATGGTAGATATAAAGAATAATGAATTAAAAATATATGATAAAAGTGGAAAAGAAATACATAAAAAATTAAATCATGTTGAATGGGATATGGCTGCTGCAACAAAAGGTGGTTATGACTTTTTCATGAATAAAGAAATACATGAACAAAGAGAAGCAATAGAAAAAACAGTTGAAAGTAGTTTGTTAAATTTGAAAAATATAGATTTAGATTTTTCAAAAATAGATAAAATATATATAGTGGCTTGTGGAACTGCATATAATGCAGGAACTATAGGTAAATATTATTTCCAAGAATATTTAGATATACCAGTATATACAGATATTGCTTCAGAATTTAGATATAATAAGCAATATATAGATGAAAAAACACTTGTAATTTTTGTCAGTCAATCAGGAGAAACAGCAGATACATTAGCAGCATTAAAATTAGCAAAAGAACATAATTGTATGATACTTGCAATAACTAATGTAGTTGGTTCTACTTTGGCAAGAGAAGCAAAAAATGTATTCTATACTTTTGCAGGACCAGAAATTGCAGTTGCTTCAACAAAGGCTTATACAACACAAATTATTTCTTTATACATAATAGCTACATACTTTGCTAATATTAAAACAGATTATACTGAACTATATGATGCAATATCTAAGGTTTTAGAAAAAGAAGAAGAAATAAAAGAAATCGCTAAAACTTTAATTAATACAAAAAGTATATTTTATTTAGGTCGTGCAATGGATTATACTTTGGCAAAAGAAGGAGCTTTAAAATTAAAGGAAATTTCATACATACATGCTGAAGCTTTTGCAGCTGGAGAATTAAAGCATGGAACTATAGCTTTGATAGAAAAAGATACTCCAGTAATATCAATAATGACTCAAAGTTATCTATATGATAAAATGTTATCTAATATACAAGAAGTTAAGGCAAGGGGAGCAAAGGTTATTACAATAAGCAATAAAGAAGGTGTAGAACAATATTCAGATTATGTAATAAATATACCTAAAATTAATGAAATGTTGACTCCAATAATAGCTGTTATACCTTTACAAATACTTGCATATTACACTTCATATTTAAAAGGTTATGATGTAGATAAACCTAGAAATTTAGCAAAATCAGTTACGGTAGAATAA
- a CDS encoding uracil-DNA glycosylase codes for MTWKDILINEEKKEYFKNLEKFLKEEYTNKVIYPKKEEIYRAFDLVSYENVKVVILGQDPYHNVGQANGLAFSVNENIELPASLKNIYKEIENEYGYRMQKNGDLTNWAKQGVLLLNTVLTVEEHKPNSHKNKGWEQFTDAIIKYLSSREKPLIFVLWGSNARSKKKYIATRHYVLEAPHPSPLSCYRGFFGCNHFKKINEILQYLHEKEINWY; via the coding sequence ATGACTTGGAAAGATATTTTAATTAATGAAGAAAAAAAAGAATATTTTAAAAATTTAGAAAAATTTTTAAAGGAAGAATATACAAATAAGGTTATATATCCAAAAAAAGAAGAGATATATAGAGCATTTGACTTGGTTTCCTATGAAAATGTTAAGGTTGTTATTCTTGGACAAGATCCTTATCATAATGTAGGACAAGCAAATGGCTTAGCATTTTCAGTTAATGAAAATATAGAATTGCCAGCTTCTTTGAAGAATATATATAAAGAAATTGAAAATGAATATGGTTATAGGATGCAAAAAAATGGAGATTTAACTAATTGGGCAAAGCAGGGGGTTCTTTTACTTAATACAGTTTTAACAGTTGAAGAACATAAACCAAACTCTCATAAAAACAAAGGTTGGGAACAATTTACAGATGCAATTATTAAATATTTAAGTTCAAGAGAAAAACCTTTAATTTTTGTTTTATGGGGTTCGAATGCAAGGTCTAAGAAAAAATATATAGCGACTAGACACTATGTATTAGAAGCTCCACATCCAAGTCCTTTATCATGCTATAGAGGTTTTTTTGGCTGTAACCATTTTAAAAAAATAAATGAAATATTACAATATTTACACGAAAAAGAAATTAATTGGTATTAG